TAGAATGCAAATAAATTGTGATCTTATTGCCTACAATTTAGTGACACAAGTTATTCTTTGGGATGGGTCGTTAAACCCATACTCCTACAATCTAAATTCACACCCTTAGTGCACTAATGACTTGGACCGCGAGTACTGATAAATTGTACTATGGTTTTTGGTAAGCTAGTAGTTTAACTTAATAATGAGGAACTAAGAAATGGGAAGCAATATAAGTCTGATCAATAGAATTAAGTACAGAGGTATGGATATTGGTATAAACATAACCATTGGTGGTTCATTGCAAGTTGCAACCGATCAATAGTACTAAATAAAAGCTGTTCCCTAAATTCTCATCACCATGACTCCTTTATACTAGTCTTCAATGTAATACAAAGTGACAGCAACTTTACTAGGTCGTAGTTCTTCCGTAGTTTCCAAAGAAAAACTATAGCAATTTCATCAATTAACACAATGAAGGGTAAAATACATCAGAGCAAGATTCAACATAAACTTAACAATACAGCAAGAGAAACAAGATGAGGTTAAAACCAAACCTCTAACAGGAAGAAAAGTACAAGACTCTAGATTCAATGCAGCAAGAGTTTCCTGGTGGAAAGAGAATATCTATTTCAATCACTGAATTTGCCAGAAGATCTATGGCATTATTTCTATCACAACAATTGctcaaaacaaaatttgacaTTTTCAAAGATACTGGGAAAGAAAAACAATGCAAAGAGATCATAGCAGCAGAATGTCGTTGCCCGGAGATAGGTACCAGGCCTTTATTACAGCAGAATGGAGAAGAAACACGAAAGATCGAAATAGAAGCTTCAGTGCCTCCACGTTGTGAATTCGTTTGGGCGAGCAGAAGACAAAAACTAGCAAGCATGAAATCCAGCAAAATTCATTGTTTCAAGTTTGCAAAAGATGATGGATTAAGATTCAGGAGTGGAAGTCAGAACAAGTTTACTAACCTGTTAAAGAAGCACTTATAGAGCAGTTTGCTTGGCGTTCAATACTCTGGAGGATAAACAATGAGCTTAACAGGGCTAGCCTTTTTACTCTTTTGCTGCAAAAGCACTTCCAATTGTAGTTGCACAATTCTCCTGGCAGATGAAACTACCGAATCCTTGGTATGTTCAACTTTGATCATCTCGAGCTTCTTCATGTGAACAAAGTCAGCTGGGATCCGCTCAAGTGTTTTGCACTGCTTGAGAATAAGGCATTTGAGTTCTGGGAAGTCATTGGCTTTAGCGTCCCAACGCGTTAAATCTGTAGCTCCAATGAAGAAAACTTTCAGAGAAGGAAAACCCCCTTGTTTTGTCTTCCAATAATCTCCCTTAAAGGCATAGTCCTTCAACTTGAGCACCTCAAGATACCTAAGGTTTCCGAGTATAGACATGTAATTCCAATCTAGACTTGTATTATGCAGACTCAGCCTTGTCAGCCTTGGCGGGAATTTGTGTGCCTGAGGAAGGGCAAGTAGCTTGGAGTTTACATCATCACCATATAGCTTCAAATTTTCAAGCGAGTCCAGTTCGCAAAGACTGTCAAACAAACTAGACTCGCCATGGCCCTCCACAAGATCGTGCAACTTCCCACGTATGCCAAGCTTCTTAAGGTTTTTAGCCCTTTTAAACACTTCTTTTGTAAGACTTTCAGGTGAAACGGTAGATAGAGTTTGTAGGTTTTCACCGCCAGGAGATTGATCTGGACATTTAGGCAAGGTTGTGGAGGTATTAGTATGTAGATGCCTTAGCTTTGTCATTGCCCAAATGTCTGCTTCTATTGCAAGGGTAGGGGATGTGGTGCGAACTACAAGAGTTTGCAAGTTAAGCAGGCTAGACATTTTTCTGGGAAGGATCTTGAGCTCACAACAGATGGCAATGAACTTTAGGAGAACAAGGTTAGGCAGTTGGACTGGAAAACGAGGTCCAGGGAGCTTGATGGACAGAATATCCAACACTCGGAGTAGATTGAACTGCTTAAATACATTTGGGCAGAGATCTTGGTTCAGTGTAGTTTCTTCCTGGCCAAAGCTCAAGAATGAACGGACATTCTGAGCAGGCAGTAGACTGGAAATGTAGTTCGAGAATTGAGAGTTAATGCAGAAAAGGCGACGGCTGGAAGATGAAACCGTCCCCGTGTCACATTCTTGGAAAAGATTTTCAGCTTTGGCTGTCCTTTTGCAGAAGTCACGCAGCGTATCATGGACTAAACACGTCTTAATCCGACCACTTAAGGTTCTCTGCCTCACCATCACTAAGTTCCTGTCAACCAATTCCCGCAAACATCTCTCAGCTGTTTCCTCCATGCTCTCTCTCTCAATCTGGGGAATGAAGCCTTCCGCTATCCACAACTGGAACAATTTTGAAACTTGGATCTCCAAGTCTTCAGGGAAGACACCAAGGTAGAGAAAACATGACTTGTATACATGACGCAAGTTATCATAACTCCGTCTTATTAAATCATCCACTAATTGTTTCTGGCTGTCACTGTCTAACTCATCCATGCTAAGTGATTTTTGAGCCACGCTCTCCCACCACTTCTCGTTTTCTGGATCATTCCTCAGAATACCTGCTGTTACCACTATTGCTAATGGTAGCCCGCCACATTTTTTCAGAATTCTTGATTCAGCAGGTTGCAGCTTCTCTGGACATTCATTTTCATTGAAAACCTTCGTCCTTAGTAATTCTTCAGCTTCTTCTATAGTCATAAATCGCAACAGGTAGGGATCAGTCTTTGTTGCAGCACGCTTGGCCATAGACTCTTGTCGAGTAGTTATCAACACCCTACTGCCCTTGTTATAATCTGGAAAAGCATCCTTGAGATCTTCCCATGCTTTTGTATCCCAAACATCGTCCATGACAATCAAATACTTGTACTTCAGTGTCTTTCGGACCTCCGCAACTAATTCTTGCACCGACATGTTACGATCCCTAATGTCCTTGATGAAGGCACTTAGTATACTAAGAAGCACTTCTTTCTTGTTGTAATCTTTCGAAACACTGACAAATATGCGAGTGAAAAAATGATATTCGACTTGAGGGTCATTCAGCACCTTTCTTGCAAGCGTTGTCTTCCCGAGTCCAAGCATGCCATGAATTGACACTATTTCAAGCGGGTTTTCGTCACTATGTTGCTCTGCCTCCGATGTGCTCTGCTCCTTTGCGTCGGACCTGCCTAGGTCTAGTTTTGGTATGCCAAGAAGGTCCAGTACTATGTCAGCTGCATCCTCAAACCCAATGATTCTGTCTCCCCATTGATTGCTTGCAGGCTATTTGCATGAAAGTAAAGGAATCAATGACGGATTGAAACAGTTGAACCAGAAGATATTAAGGGCTGAAACTTTGAAGCTCTACACCTTAAATTTAGTAAAGGAATCAGAGACAAATTTAAAGGAATAAGAGGCAAGCTTAAAATGCAGACGACAGGATGGATCCAGATAAATGTATCAACAATTCAATTGTGAAGATGGCAGGCGCAATTTGCATTGGCACAATAACCGATTATTACTCGCAAACAGAAGAGAGTCACAAGACATCCAAGAGTATGAAACTGATTTCCTCAATTACTATAGTGAATTGCACCTTGCTGCTCTTTGTGAGTAAAACTAGTAAGTCCATATTTCGTAGGTAAGAGTTAACCCTTTTTATATTTCAAATGGTTTTCTTCTATTTTGTGCCCCCAAACAACAAGATAAGCACATTAATTAATTAAGGGTTGtgtcttttatatatatatatatataaaaaaaataggtGTTTTATGAGATTCTTAACAGTATGATTCACAAGAGGTGGACCTACTATTAATACTCGAATATTTTAGCATTAATATTTGCATTTTGTGCAAATAAAATAACGCCGAGCACATTTTTCATATGGATACAAGAATAGAAAACAAAATCTTTTAAAACATACCCAGTAAAGAACCAAAAAGATGATAAATAATGAAGCTAGTGAGAGTCTTAATATCTACCCAAGGTTAACCTGTTTTCCttctttcattttgaaaatcacaTTACCTTTGGGAGTTTAATTTAGtagtttagaattttttttcataacACCCTTttatataattaactaactagAATGTTCATGCGTGTTTTTATTGACAGCAAATTTCCacccaaaaataagaaaaaaaaaaagtggtgaAACTTTTCAACCCGTCCCCTCTCTGCTGCCAGCCTCGCCCTCCCATGCTACCCTCCCCCTTCCTTCCCCTACTCCCAGCAGTTTTACCCTCCCCTCCTTCCCCAGCTgcccttctttcttttcccccttCCTCTAGAGCAACTgcaaattaaatgaaataaattaaacttTTCtaaataaactttttttttcatttattttagtCAACTGACACTggaatttttcctcttttttgcTTTCCTTCCTCGATCCAAACAACACATCCAGTGTTTGCTTtgtattatttttatatataatttaaataaaatggaTGTAATCTACTTTCCTCTACAATCATTGTTTCAAAAATCAAACTGAATTGGCTGGTTCAATCGATCAAATCACAAATCGGCAATATATCCTACTTTGTTCCTTGCAAAATTTTCTAGGCACAGAGGAAAAGaattaaatacaaaacaaaatttaaaaaaaaaaactacaaatGGTCGAAACAAGAAATATCCCCTCTACGGACAAAATATGAGCTTTTCTTCAAGATGgacataaaaattttgatagaaaGAGGATGGAATTGTACCGTATAATTGTCTGCGGTAATAGGATCACATATTCCGCTTGTTATGATGCGGACGCCAATGTCCTTGTTGTCATTGCACGCCTTCTTCACCTTTTCAGTCAGCTCACGAATGGCTTTGCCCAAGTTCCGTGTGTTTTCTAGGCGATCCCAGAAGCCCACCACTTTCCTAACgaaattcttgtttttgaaCCGTGACTCCTCGACGATGTGGGTTTCCAGGACATCTTCAACTTCATGCACCAGATTCCTGATCTCGTTCGCCAGCCCCCTCAGGATGTCGTCTTTGTAGTACTCTTCAGTGTACAACTCCATGAATTTCTTCAGTAGAACGAGGTTGTCCGTAAGCTCCTTGATTTTGGCATCGGTACCGCTCATCAATTTGCGGTTGTCATCAATCAACTGCAGCACATTTGTAAAGATAAATCCTACTCCAAGTTCTATTGCCTTGTCCATCTCTCACTGATTTGCCTTTTGCTTTGATTTCTCTGCTCAAAGAGGAAAGCAAGCTAAAATCTGATGATTACTCCTTCAAGAAATGCACTGTAGTATGGATTGGGATTGGGAGGTTGTAGCTGAACGTGTAAGGCCTCGTATAAATGCTACTACTTGTACTTCTACTCGCTCTGATCTTGTCCAGCTTCACGTTAACTTGACTTGGGTCAACTAAGTGGGGCAGCAACCAAGGAATTGATGACCTTGTAGGGTGGGGCAGCAACAAGTCAAGTCAAGTCTTGAATTTGTTCAAGAGAGGTAAAGGAGGAGaaggagggagggagggagggagagaaGAGAAGGGGAAAGAGGCAGAAGGAGAGagaaggagggaaaaaaaaaaggagagggAGGGTTGCGCTGTTATCGACGCCAGAGGAGATGACAGCAGAAGTGCCAACCGACTAATGTggggaaagagaaagaagaagaaaggcaaAAAATATTCATGGGGTTTTGAAATGTTTTGGGATGTCTATTTTAAAAtttgggataattgcagaaacctcccctgaggtttctgatatttacactgacctcccctgtggtttaaaaaattacactgacctcccctgaggttactaatcctttgcaacttcagtccaaacgattaaaatattgttttagggagtgaaattagaattttttaccaaatttgtcctttgtactacatgtccaatgaatgataaaatactacaaatcaattaacaattaataaactttaaagaatatagtttataggcaaatatgCATTACCgatttaaagtaccggctctttatgggtatttactttcaaacatttaatttaatacaaatatttacgctcaaatacatatttgtatttactttcaaatattttaatttttgttaaatacaaaaactacaaatctctcttccgtaaaaatattaatataatactttttcaattttagttacaaaacatttatgtatttaacataaattaaatgattcaaaataaaatacccataaaaagccaatattttacttatgtaatggatgaaaaccATAAAGAATTGATACTTTATgggtcattttttttaaaaaaaatatttaatttatattaaataaataacctatcGATTTCCTTTTtacaagaatattactgtaacactttttgaattttactaacAAACATTGacatatttatcataaattaaatatttgaaagtaaaatatccgTAAAAAGCCGATACTTTAAATAAGTAATGCGTGTTTGCCTATAAAGAGCCAGtaactatttaaagtaccggttctttaagggtattttactttcaaacatttaatttaatacaaatatttacgctcaaatacagatttgtatttactttcaaatatttaatttttgttaaatacaaaacctaccaatctctcttccgtaaaaatattaatataacaccttttcaattttagttacaaacatttatggatttaacataaattaaatgattcaaaataaaatgcacataaaGAGCGAATACTTTACTCGTGTAATGGGtgaaagccataaaaaattaatactttatggggccatttattttttaaaaaaaatatttaatttatattaaataaataacctatcgatttcctttttgcaagaatattactataacaaattttaaattttacttacaaatattgatatatttatcataaattaaatatttgaaagtaaaatactcgtaaagagttggtactttaaatgagtaatgcgTGTTTGCCCATAAATTATATtccttaaaatttattaattgttaattgatttatagtactttgtcattcattggatatgtagcacaaagggcaaatctgatacaaaattctaatttcactccctaaaataatattttaatcgtttggactaaatttgcaaaggattagtaacctcaggggaggtaaacataatttttcaaaccacagaggaggtttctgcaattaaccCTTTAAAATTTTGGGGTACTTTTAAAGAGTTTTTATAGAcaaagttgtaaaaaaaaatttatctattAAAAGTACCCCTATCAAGTAGACCTTTTATTAAAAAGTAgaccttttattaaattttgGATCAACTATTAAACATGACAACTAGTTAATTCTCACTAAGATTATATCAACAAGATACTCTGAGAAATGTTGCCATTAAAgatcaattttcttgtagtgctcggtaaaaggacaaaaaaaaatgctttaaaTCCTTACAGAAGATGAAAGAACATTTTTTAAGCCAATCCTACTATGTTTAGTATAACAGTTATTGAAAAGCAAACTTTACCAATTCTATTGGATTTGTTACATAATAAAATAACATTCCAGACTTTGCTGATTTGCCAAGACTTAGCGTTAAACCGAATTTTTATCTAAAGCATCTATCTGATCTATCTTTTAGAGAACTCATCCAATATGCCTCGTGACTCTGAAATATTGGCATCTAATATTCATCTTTGTCACTCATTTTTTACACATCATGATTACATCTAAACCAGTCAAaccttcaaattttcttattctcAATGCATTTCGACCACTTCAATTGGTTTTTGTTAATTCCTATCCCACATCGAAAGATCGTGGGATCTTTACTCTGAGTTTAAGGTCCACAGAAACTCTGTTCAATTATCAATTGGCTGAATAGTGGTTCTTTATAGATCTTCCTTAAATTGCTTTCGATTAACTCCTGCGTTTGTTTAAATTAGGTGGGTGTGTGTGTGGGTTATTTATCGATTTCgataaaaaacaaacaaaccatTCAGTTGGTGAGAGTGTTCGCGAGGGAGGTTAAGGCATCCTATCTCACATCGAAATATCATGGAGTCTTTACTCTGGGTTTAAGGTCCACAAGAACTCTTTTAAGGTCCACAAGAACCCGGTTCAATTATCAATTGACTAAATAGTGATTCTTTATAGGTCCCCTTAAATTACTTTCGGGCGTTCTTCGATTAACTCCTGCGTGGCCGACAGTGTTATACCACAAAAATCCAAATACAGGGTTGTTGGATTCAAGGAAGAAAGCAATAGGAAGGCGCAGGAAATATTCTACAACTCCTTGCTTTTAATTAAACTGTAGGCCCCTCCCCAcaaaagactttttttttccaacccCACCCCCAAAAAAAGGCATGTTTATTTATATTTATCGCTGGCTATTTCATATCTGTTACTCCCTTGAAGTTCTTATCATCCAAGTCTCTTATTACCAACCAACTTCAACTTCAAAATAGCAACTAAGGAAGCACCATTTACATAGGAaataaagataaagaaaaaaaaaattcaactacTTCTACAACTCTATTTATGTTAGATTGACATGAATTACAAAAAAGTAGAAACATTATGTAAAAGAAACACCAAATAACTCTTTTTAATCATCCAAGCATCAACTCTTCCCCAACTCCATCGAATTCATCTCGAGACCTTTCCTCCAATTCCAATAAAATATATGTATGcatatgtgtgtgtgtctgtttttttttactacattttaaattttattgcattctatattttttttgttgtaatCCATATATGTATtccattgaattttttttattgcattttaaattttagtttttaattatctaaaaaattattctaattcTAAGCTTGCGTTTTGGAATGAGAATTTGTCAGTTGCTCTTCTTGTCagtttatttatttggtaattGATTATGAAAAAATTGTTTTGCAAGTCTGCGTCAAAGTCTTCTTGTCTGCAGTTGGTAAGAAAGAGCAGATACTAACAAAAGTACTTTCATTACAGCGAAATTCAGTAGTATGTGGGTGTGAAATTTCTACTACTCCTTTTGCTGTGTTGTGTTTGTCTTCTGCTATTGATTAATGAATAATGGATCAACAAAAGATTCTACTTCATCGAAATAGAAAATTCTATGTAGCTAACTACTCGTGCAAAGCATATATAGCCCATTTATTTACAGATAGAGATGTACAGACACAAAACTACTAGTTTGATGATAATCAAAGTACCAAACATAAATCATTTGACATTATTCGGTGACCAACAcatataattatttatttggcatTGAGAGACCATTTTTGGAGCCAATCCCACCATATTGAATTTGTTACATTTTGAAGCCGGTTGATTCGCCAAGACTTGGCAGTAAACCAAATTTATTCTGATCCATCTTTGGGACCAACTCATCTCGGAAACCTGCATATGGTGTGAAATATTGGCATAAATGTGCTTTGTTTATTGTCGCCCTATGTCTTTGCTTCAAATTTTCTTCTGTTCACACCATTTCCACTACTTCAATTGATTTTTTTCAATGGCTGATCGAGTTGTAGCACTGAATTCGAAACACAGCTGTCGTTGGACTCCATTGAACCTAGGAGTAACTAATAACATGGCTatgtttggattagttattttttgggatttttttcaaaaattttattgtaactgtgtatatgaaaaacttttactgcagaggttttttggatttttttcaaaagtatttttaaaataaatctttgagtatttttataatttgcaatttttttggaatatttttttgaaaattttacacTACCCACCACCCATCTCTCCCTTTTcctccccctcctcctcctccctctttccTGTCCTTCCTCCCCCCTCCTGTCCTTCCTCCCAACCCCAAACCCCTCTGCTGCTTGCGGGTAGTGGTTGCGACTTTAGCCACCACTCTGACCACGACCTTCTTGGTTGCGGCTTCTGGTCGCGATCAGATTTGATCGTGACTAGGAAGGTTGCGGTCAATGGAGGCGAAGGAAATTGGGGGATggggaaagggaaagaaaaaaggaggaaggagaagaagagaggaggaggaggaaaaaagaagaaagaggaggAGAGAGGGAGGAAAGATGGgtggagagagagaggagagagggcCGTGGATGTAGGGGTGGTGGCGGTAAGGTGGTGGCCGCTGTGATGGAGAGTGATGGGTAGtggtatattttttttatatatatttagaattgtttttgatatattgtatagatatggtatttttgaaattatttttatttatgtattactgtagcattatatataaaaaaattatttttaaaaaattgaggAATCCAAGCAGAGTCAATGTTTTATGGTCTTGTTCATGTATCATGATCACGCCTGCCTGGCAACGTTGTATTTTTATTAAGTAGTTTGTACTTTGAATATATTATTCACTACGTGAGCAATGTGAAGGATCAGTATAGTAAATGTGAGTGAATGGACATTAGCTTTTAACATTTTTGTAGTTTGGCACTTTGTGGTGCATTTCAACATACTTTTCACTACCTAATTATGGCGCTTCCTTGCAGTAATTTCAGCCTTTTGAATTCTCAATACAACCTTTCAAAGCAATAAGAGCGCCAGGCAGTCCCACTACTTTATTAAAGAAATTTTATGACTTTGTCTTCCGATTGAATGCTCTCATGATTCTACGATAATCTTGAGGTTCTTCATCAATCGTTAACTGTTAAAAAAGATCAAAAAGTATAATAAAATCCTTATTGTTTTACCCTGTAGATTTGCCTTTATCACGCCAAACCCTTATTGTTCACTAATATCGACTTAGCCCTTTGTGGTCTTATATAAAGTGAAAAATAGACCTAAAATATTATCAGTTGTGGCGGTTGACTGAAACACGCGCTAGAAATACATGTGAATCATGAAATAAGAAATATGTTGAAAATTATACATCAGTTAACCTCTAACGGGTTCACATTCAACAC
Above is a genomic segment from Coffea eugenioides isolate CCC68of chromosome 5, Ceug_1.0, whole genome shotgun sequence containing:
- the LOC113772589 gene encoding putative late blight resistance protein homolog R1A-10, giving the protein MDKAIELGVGFIFTNVLQLIDDNRKLMSGTDAKIKELTDNLVLLKKFMELYTEEYYKDDILRGLANEIRNLVHEVEDVLETHIVEESRFKNKNFVRKVVGFWDRLENTRNLGKAIRELTEKVKKACNDNKDIGVRIITSGICDPITADNYTPASNQWGDRIIGFEDAADIVLDLLGIPKLDLGRSDAKEQSTSEAEQHSDENPLEIVSIHGMLGLGKTTLARKVLNDPQVEYHFFTRIFVSVSKDYNKKEVLLSILSAFIKDIRDRNMSVQELVAEVRKTLKYKYLIVMDDVWDTKAWEDLKDAFPDYNKGSRVLITTRQESMAKRAATKTDPYLLRFMTIEEAEELLRTKVFNENECPEKLQPAESRILKKCGGLPLAIVVTAGILRNDPENEKWWESVAQKSLSMDELDSDSQKQLVDDLIRRSYDNLRHVYKSCFLYLGVFPEDLEIQVSKLFQLWIAEGFIPQIERESMEETAERCLRELVDRNLVMVRQRTLSGRIKTCLVHDTLRDFCKRTAKAENLFQECDTGTVSSSSRRLFCINSQFSNYISSLLPAQNVRSFLSFGQEETTLNQDLCPNVFKQFNLLRVLDILSIKLPGPRFPVQLPNLVLLKFIAICCELKILPRKMSSLLNLQTLVVRTTSPTLAIEADIWAMTKLRHLHTNTSTTLPKCPDQSPGGENLQTLSTVSPESLTKEVFKRAKNLKKLGIRGKLHDLVEGHGESSLFDSLCELDSLENLKLYGDDVNSKLLALPQAHKFPPRLTRLSLHNTSLDWNYMSILGNLRYLEVLKLKDYAFKGDYWKTKQGGFPSLKVFFIGATDLTRWDAKANDFPELKCLILKQCKTLERIPADFVHMKKLEMIKVEHTKDSVVSSARRIVQLQLEVLLQQKSKKASPVKLIVYPPEY